Below is a window of Allomuricauda ruestringensis DSM 13258 DNA.
GAGAAAATAAGCAGGTCTAATTTTAGCCTTTTTGGAAGCGAGAACTCCTTTTAGCAAATACGATTTTACTCCATCGGATTGTGTAAAGGCCCTAACAATAAGGCTGGTGTCCCCATATTTTAGGGAAGAGAGAACAATGGCCTTTGTTGTGATTTGCATGGGCTAAAAAAAAGCAGTTACCAAAAGTGTAAATTTAGCCACTACTTCTGGTAACTGCCAATCTAAAATTATTTTGGTAATCGGATTAGATCACCCCTTGGGCCAACATAGCATCTGCAACCTTAACAAAGCCAGCAATGTTGGCCCCTTTTACATAGTTGCAATACCCGCCCTCTTCACCATACTCTACACAAGAGTCATGAATATCGGCCATAATCCCTTTCAATCGTTTATCCACTTCTTCCCTTGTCCAGCTAATACGAAGTGAATTCTGACTCATCTCCAATCCTGAAGTGGCTACACCACCTGCATTTGAAGCTTTACCTGGTGCGAACAGAATTTTCGCATCGTGGAATGCATGGATGGCTTCTGGGGTAGAAGGCATATTTGCACCTTCTGCCACGGCAATACATCCGTTTTTGATCAATGTTGCAGCTGCGTCACCATCCAATTCGTTTTGGGTGGCACATGGTAATGCTATATCGCAAGCAATTTTCCATGGTGTTTCTCCCTTATGGAACTCTGCCGATGGATATTTATCTACATACTCGGAAATTCTTCCTCGTCTGTTATTCTTCAAGTCCATCACAAAGGCTAGTTTTTCGGCATCAATACCGTCCTTATCGTAGATGAACCCTCCTGAATCAGAAAGTGTTAATACGGTACCTCCAAGTTGCAATACCTTTTCAGCAGCATATTGTGCCACGTTGCCAGAACCAGAAATCACCACTTTTTTACCTTCAAAAGTCTCGTTTCTGGTTTTGAGCATGCTATCGGCAAAGTAAACCGTACCATAACCAGTTGCTTCAGGACGAATCAAGGAGCCTCCCCAAGAAAGTCCTTTACCTGTCAACACACCGGTAAACTCGTTACGTATTTTCTTGTACATCCCGAACAGGAACCCGATTTCACGGGCACCTACGCCTATATCACCTGCTGGAATATCTGTATTTGGACCAATGTGCCTGCACAGCTCGGTCATAAAAGCATGGCAAAAACGCATGATCTCATCGTCCGACTTGCCTTTAGGGTCAAAATCGGAACCACCTTTACCTCCACCCATGGGCAGGGTTGTCAAACTATTTTTGAAAACTTGTTCAAAGGCCAAGAACTTAAGCACACTGGCGTTTACGGTCGGGTGAAAACGAAGTCCCCCTTTGTATGGTCCAATGGCCGAGTTCATTTGAACACGGTAGCCGCGGTTTACATGGATTTCTCCATCATCATCTATCCATGCCACACGGAATGAAATCAATCGCTCAGGCTCTACCATCCGCAATAAAATGTTTTTACCGTGGTATATGTCGTTCTGTGCTATGTAAGGTATCACGGTTTCCGCAACTTCTTGCACGGCTTGTATGAATTCGGGCTCATGACCATTTCTGGCAATCACCTCATCCATAAACGCTTTTATTTTTGTTTCCATATATGGGTTAAAATTAATTTTCTTTCCGCTCGCGAAAAGTATTTTTTTGTTGAATTATGAATTTGAGGGCAAAATTATATTATTTCAATAATTTGAATGCATGTATTTTATAAATTTTTCAAAAAATGTTATTTCAAGGCCTGATCTAAATCTGCAATCAAATCTTCTACATCCTCAATGCCCACGCTAAGTCTGATCAGGGCATCAACTACACCATTTTTTTCTCGTTCTTCCTTTGGAATACTACCGTGCGACATACTCGCCGGATGTCCCACTAAACTTTCGACACCTCCTAACGATTCAGCTAGTGTGAATAGTTGAAATTTCTCTACAATTTTTATGGCGCTTTCGTAGCTTCCGCCTTTGGGCACAAAGGAAATCATCCCGCCAAAGCCCCTCATTTGATTTTTGGCTACCTCGTGGTTGGGATGCCATTCAAACCCTGGCCAATATATGGTATCGATTTTGGGGTGATTCTCCAAATATTTAGCAATGGATTCCCCATTTTCGCAATGTCGTTGCATGCGCACGTGAAGTGTTTTAATGCCGCGAAGGGTCAAAAAACTATCCATAGGGCCGCAAATACCTCCGCTGGATTTCTGGATAAAATAGAGTTGCTCGGCCAATTTCTCATCCCTTACCACCAAGGCGCCGACCACCACATCGCTATGTCCGGCCAAGTATTTAGTAGCAGAATGCATCACGATATCTGCACCGAGCTCCAACGGTCGCTGTAGGTATGGTGTGGCAAACGTATTGTCCACCGCCAACAGCAACTCATGCTCTTTTGCAATTTTTGAAACGGCTTTAATGTCAATAATATTCATCATGGGGTTGGTAGGGGTTTCCACCCACACCAGCTTGGTATTCCTATTGATTTGTGAAGCCAGTTCCTGCATATCCGTCATATCTGAAAACCTGAACCTGACCCCAAATTTTTCAAAAACACCCTTAAAAAGCCGATAGCTGCCTCCGTACAGGTCACTTGTACAGATTACCTCGTCACCAGGGCCCAACAGTTTCATCACGGCATCTATGGCGGCCATGCCACTGCCAAAAGCCATCCCAAAGTTGCCGTTCTCTAAACTGGCCACCGCATTTTCCAAAGCGGTTCTGGTAGGGTTTGCCCCCCTGGAATATTCGTAACCCTTATGCCCTCCCGGAGTGGATTGCGCATAAGTAGAGGTTTGGTAAATGGGAGGCATTACCGCACCATAGGCTTTATCGGGGTGCTGCCCACCATGAATGGCCTTACTGTTAAACTTTAACTCTTTTTTGCTCATGCTAAAACTATCTTCATACAAATGTATCGTTATCTTTTGGCCTAATCAATGAAGTTGTATTTTTGATGACCCAAAAACCTCGACCCATGAAAAAACACCTTGCAACAATCTTTTTTTTGTGCCTATTGATGAGTTGCCAAACAGAGAGCAAACTTACTTTTGAGCCCAAACAATTACTAGGGGAAAATTGTGATGGCTGCCCAAAAATAGAAGTCAACATTCCAAGTGCATTGGACGACTCCCCGGTTGCCGAAGCCATAAATATTGCGCTTCAAGAAGAGATTATCAGTATTTTGTCCTTTAATGAAGATGAAACCATTGACAGCGTGGATAAAGCCCTGCAATCGTTTACCGCGAGCTACAAGGAACTTAAGGCCAAATTCCCCGATGAGGTGCAATGGGAGGCCGAGATAGATGGTACAGTGGTTTATGAGGATGAAAACATTCTTACTTTGATACTCAATTCCTACTCCTTTACGGGCGGCGCCCATGGCTATGCATCCACTTCCTATCTAAATTTTGATAAAAGAAAGGGTACAGAACTCGAAAACTCGGAACTTTTTGATGATTTGGAAGGTTTTGAAGATTTTGCAGAGACCAAGTTCCGTGTTCAAGAAAACATCCCACAGCACAAAAACATCAATGCTACGGGCTTTATGTTCGATGGAGATTCGTTCCATTTGCCCAACAGCATCGGGTACACTAAAGAAGGGTTAAAATTGATTTACAACCAATACGAGGTAGCCTCATACGCCGATGGCCCCATTGTTTTAACATTACCCTACAATGAAATCAATACCTATTTAAAAAGAAAAGTGAAGCACTAACGATCCCGTTCCAACGCCTTTTTCAAAGCCAAAATGGCCCCAAGGTGAAGCCCTTCATGAAACACATTGAAAGCCAAAGCGTCTTCCACCTTGTTTAAACCAATTTTTGGGGTTGTCATATATTCCTTAAAAGTCTTGAACTTGCCGTGTTCGTAGTCCAACTGAATAAGCTTCACCGTACTGAACAGATAGGCCGATATTTTCTCCATCTCCTCCTTTGTCGGCTCTCCTTCAGGAAATGTTCCTTTTCGGTATTTATCTATCAGCTCTTTCTCGATGGTAAACTCCATATCGCTCAACCCGTAGATCAATAATTGTGGAGTTACCACCACATGGGCTATGTTCCACCAAATATTATTGTTGAAACCTTCAGGAATTTTG
It encodes the following:
- the gdhA gene encoding NADP-specific glutamate dehydrogenase, with the translated sequence METKIKAFMDEVIARNGHEPEFIQAVQEVAETVIPYIAQNDIYHGKNILLRMVEPERLISFRVAWIDDDGEIHVNRGYRVQMNSAIGPYKGGLRFHPTVNASVLKFLAFEQVFKNSLTTLPMGGGKGGSDFDPKGKSDDEIMRFCHAFMTELCRHIGPNTDIPAGDIGVGAREIGFLFGMYKKIRNEFTGVLTGKGLSWGGSLIRPEATGYGTVYFADSMLKTRNETFEGKKVVISGSGNVAQYAAEKVLQLGGTVLTLSDSGGFIYDKDGIDAEKLAFVMDLKNNRRGRISEYVDKYPSAEFHKGETPWKIACDIALPCATQNELDGDAAATLIKNGCIAVAEGANMPSTPEAIHAFHDAKILFAPGKASNAGGVATSGLEMSQNSLRISWTREEVDKRLKGIMADIHDSCVEYGEEGGYCNYVKGANIAGFVKVADAMLAQGVI
- a CDS encoding cystathionine gamma-synthase; translation: MSKKELKFNSKAIHGGQHPDKAYGAVMPPIYQTSTYAQSTPGGHKGYEYSRGANPTRTALENAVASLENGNFGMAFGSGMAAIDAVMKLLGPGDEVICTSDLYGGSYRLFKGVFEKFGVRFRFSDMTDMQELASQINRNTKLVWVETPTNPMMNIIDIKAVSKIAKEHELLLAVDNTFATPYLQRPLELGADIVMHSATKYLAGHSDVVVGALVVRDEKLAEQLYFIQKSSGGICGPMDSFLTLRGIKTLHVRMQRHCENGESIAKYLENHPKIDTIYWPGFEWHPNHEVAKNQMRGFGGMISFVPKGGSYESAIKIVEKFQLFTLAESLGGVESLVGHPASMSHGSIPKEEREKNGVVDALIRLSVGIEDVEDLIADLDQALK
- a CDS encoding DUF3298 and DUF4163 domain-containing protein, giving the protein MKKHLATIFFLCLLMSCQTESKLTFEPKQLLGENCDGCPKIEVNIPSALDDSPVAEAINIALQEEIISILSFNEDETIDSVDKALQSFTASYKELKAKFPDEVQWEAEIDGTVVYEDENILTLILNSYSFTGGAHGYASTSYLNFDKRKGTELENSELFDDLEGFEDFAETKFRVQENIPQHKNINATGFMFDGDSFHLPNSIGYTKEGLKLIYNQYEVASYADGPIVLTLPYNEINTYLKRKVKH
- a CDS encoding DinB family protein; this encodes MEKLFDILLKNRKILHGHLEHTPREDLFKIPEGFNNNIWWNIAHVVVTPQLLIYGLSDMEFTIEKELIDKYRKGTFPEGEPTKEEMEKISAYLFSTVKLIQLDYEHGKFKTFKEYMTTPKIGLNKVEDALAFNVFHEGLHLGAILALKKALERDR